Genomic window (Verrucomicrobiia bacterium):
TGCGGCAGGAGATAACGAAGAAATTGCCGCAGGCCAAGTGGTACACCTACGACGCGGTGGACACGGGAATTTATCAGCGCGCCGCCAGTCAGGCGTTCGGCAAATCCGTGCGGCCCATTTTCCATTACGACGCGGCGGATACGATTTTGTCGCTTGATTGCGATTTCTTAGGGAACGAGGACGAAGCGTTCAGCAGCATTCGTAAATTCACGAGTCGCCGGAAAATTGCTTCGCCAAAAGATAAATTAAATCGGCTCTACTCGGTGGAATCGTTGTTCACGGTGACCGGCATGAACGCGGATCACCGGTTGCGCGTTCCGGCGAGCACGGTGCTTTCAGTCACTGCCGCGATTGCGGCTGAGCTGGGAATTGCCGTGGGTAATCTGGCGGCGGCGGCCAAATCGCAGGTGGATCCCAAATGGATTTCAGAATGTGCCAAGGACTTGAAGGCGAGCGCCGGTAAAGCGTTGGTCGTGGTGGGGGTGGGACAGCCGTTGGTGGCGCACCTGCTTGCTGCGGCCATCAATGAGAAGTTGGGGGCGATTGGGAAGACTTTGGCATTGGTTGAAGCGCCGTCCGTTATTTCTGCCGGGTTGAGTGAGTTGGCGCAGTCGTTGAACCGTGGTGAAGTGGAGACGCTGGCGATTCTTGGTGGAAATCCGGTGCATAACGCGCCTGCGGATTTGAATTGGGCCGCCACGCAGCGCAAAGCCAAAACGGTCGTTCGCCTGGGCTATTACGAAGATGAAACGGGCGAGCAGGCTGACTGGCATTTTCCCGAGACGCATTATCTGGAATCATGGAGTGACGCGCGCGCCAATGATGGCACGCTAGTGCCGATTCAGCCGCTGATTGCGCCGCTGTTTGGCGGGGTGACGGATCTGGAATTTTTGTCGCGGCTCGCTGGATTGGCGGAGCTAAACCCAAACCGGATCGTGCGCGCGACGTTTGCCAGCCTCACGGGCGATGCGTCTGAAGCGGCATGGAACAAGTTTCTCCATGATGGTTTCGCGGCTGGCAACGGGTTGAAGGCCGTCAGCGCGAGCGTGGTGAGTTCCGCGGTCAGCGCCGCCGTGCAGCAAGCCAATAGCGTGACTGTCGGCAAGGACAATTTGGAAGTCGTCCTGTATCGGGATGCGAAAGTGGACGATGGCCGCTTCGCCAACAACGGCTGGTTGCAGGAGTTGCCGGATCCCGTCACGAAGATTACCTGGGATAACGCGGTGTTGGTGAGCCGCAAGACGGCGCGCGAGTTGGGCGTACAAAACAACGAAGTCGTCGAGGTTTCCATTGGCGATCGAAAAGTGGTCGGGCCGATTTGGACGCAGCCCGGCATGGCGGATTTCTCGCTCGGCATGGCGATTGGTTACGGACGTCGCAAGGCGGGTCGGGTCGGCGTGGGCGCCGGGTTCGATGCCTATCCGTTGCTAAGCACCCAGACCGGCTATATCGCCACCGGCGCCAAAGTGCGCCGGCTCGGTCATAAATATCCGATTTCCTGCACGCAAACGCACTGGAGCATGGAAGGGCGGGCGATTGTCCGCGAGGCGAACCTGGATCAGTTCAAGACGCATCCGGATTTTGCGCAGCGGATGAACGCGCCGGAAGCGCCGGACGAATCGCCGATGTATCCCAATCCGTTGGACGATCCCAAGCGCCGATCGAAGTTACATCAGTGGGGCATGGCGATTGATCTCAACACTTGCGTCGGTTGCGGCGCGTGTGTGCTGGCCTGTCAGGCGGAAAATAATATTCCCATCGTCGGCAAGGATTTGGTGGCGCGCGGTCGCGAGATGCAGTGGATGCGGATTGACCGCTATTTCTCGGCGAGTTCCAAGGAACACACTTGGGGCCAGTGGTTCAATGACGAGACTTTCAAGCGCGATCAGGATCAGCAGTTCAACGAGTGGATTGACAACGTGCAGGCGGTGAACCAGCCGATGTTGTGCCAGCACTGTGAAGCCGCGCCGTGCGAAAACGTCTGCCCGGTCAACGCCACCGTGCATGACAGCGAGGGATTGAACGTGATGGTTTACAACCGGTGCGTCGGCACCCGGTATTGTTCCAACAACTGTCCGTACAAGGTGCGCCGTTACAATTACCTGGATTACAACAAGCGCCCGCTGTCCGAGTTGAAAGGCCCGTTCTACGCCACAGCGCTGTTGCACTCCACCGATGATGAATGGGACTTGAAGCGCTGGTGGCGCGACCCGGAATCCGGCATGCGTTCGGAGCAGGAGTGGGATTTGATCCGGATGCTCAAAAATCCGGACGTCACGGTTCGGATGCGGGGCGTCATGGAAAAATGCACGTTCTGCGTGCAACGCATCGAGGCCGCGAAAATCGCGCAAAAGATCAAAGCGGGCGAATCGGGCGACGTCGTGGTGCCCGACGGCGTCATCAAGACCGCCTGCGAACAGGCCTGTCCGGCCGGCGCGATTGTTTTTGGCAACACGTTGGACCCGAAGAGTCAGGTTTCGCAGCTCAAGGAGCAGCAGCGCAATTATGCGGTTCTGGACTTCCTGAAGACCAAGCCGCGGGTCACGTATCTCGCCAAGGTGCGCAATCCGAATCCGGCCATGCCGGATTACACCGCGCCGTTTACGTTCGAGGAATTTGAATTAAAGAATGGAAATCCATTTACTCATGGAGACAGTGAAACGTCGTCACATTCCGGCGCGAAGATTAACGAAGGAGCGCTCTGATGTCTGAAGCCGCCACACGCACAAAAGTGCCCGTCACTCCGCTGGAGTTGGTGCGGGAGCCGTTGGTTGCGAACCAGCGCAGTTTTGGCTGGATTTCCGACCGCGTCAGCGCCGTAACCGAGGGCCGGACGCCCAAATGGTGGTGGGCGGCGTTCGTGCCCAGCCTCTGTCTGCTCGGTTTATTGGGCGCCATGCTGTACTACCAAATCGCCACGGGCGTTGGCGTTTGGGGCAACCAACATCCCACGATGTGGGGCTGGGATATTGTCAATTTCGTGTGGTGGATCGGTATCGGCCACGCGGGCACGTTGATTTCCGCGATTCTCTATCTGCTGCGGCAGAAGTGGCGCACGGCGGTGAATCGCGCCGCCGAGGCCATGACCATTTTTGCGGTGATGTGCGCCGGCATTTATCCAGCCATCCACGTCGGCCGCGTCTGGTTTGACTGGTGGCTGTTTCCGATTCCCACCTATCAAGGTCTGTGGCCGCAATTCCGTTCGCCTTTGATGTGGGACGTGTTTGCGGTTTCCACTTATTTTACCGTCTCCGTTTTGTTCTGGTACGTGGGGCTGATTCCCGATCTCGCCATGTTGCGTGACCGGGCCAAGACCAAGATCAAACAATTCCTGTTCGGCCTGTTCTCGTTCGGCTGGACCGGCTCCAACCGGCACTGGAGCAACTACGAAAAGGCCTATTTGATTTTGGCCGGTCTCTCCACGCCGCTGGTGTTGTCCGTTCACTCGATCGTGTCGCTGGACTTCGCCGTCTCGCAGTTGCCGGGCTGGCACACCACCATCTTTCCGCCGTACTTCGTGGCGGGCGCGGTCTTCTCTGGGTTCGGCATGGTGCTGACGCTTTTGATTCCGCTGCGCAGCATGTGCCATCTGGAAGACATCATCACCAAGCGTCACATTGATGTGATGTGCAAGGTGACGCTGGCAACGGGCTGCATCGTCAGCTACGCCTACATCATGGAATTCATCATCGCCTGGTACAGCGGTTCGGCGATGGAGCGCTTCCACTTCATGAACCGCGCGCTGGGGCCGATGTGGTGGGGCTGGGTGATGATGATGAGCTGCAACATGCTTGTGCCGCAGTTGTTCTGGTTCAAAAAAATCCGCCAAAACCTGGTCGTGGTCTGGATTCTTTCGATCTTTGTGAACATCGGCATGTGGTTCGAGCGGTTCGTGATCGTGGTGGTGGGATTGTATCGCGATTTCCTTCCCTCCAGTTGGGATTATTACAAACCGACGTGGGTGGACGTTTGCACCTACCTCGGCACATTTGGCTTGTTCTTTACCTTGTTCCTATTGTTCATGCGCTTCCTACCCATGATCGCCGTATCAGAAATTAAAGGCGTTACGCCCCAGGCGGATCCGCATCATCCCGAGGCGGGCGTCAACGGAGGACATCATTGATGAGCACTCACGCAAAAGCTTTTGGCATTCTTGCTGAATTTGAAAATACCCCGACGGTATTACACGCGGCGGAAAAAATCCGCGACGCCGGCTTCCGCAAATGGGACGTGTTCACGCCGTTTCCCATCCACGGCATGGATCGCGCCATGGGCGTGAAAAACTCCAAGGTCGGCTGGTTCGCGTTCCTGGGCGGCGTGACCGGTTACACGACGGGCATGTTGATGATCTGGTGGATGAACGCGGTGGATTACCAAATCATCA
Coding sequences:
- a CDS encoding TAT-variant-translocated molybdopterin oxidoreductase produces the protein MKNPPAPDRQLQSGRVYWRGLEQLSETPEFKEFLEREFPANSDDFSDPVSRRHFVKIMSASLALAGIGLGATGCRRPEDKLMPFGKAPENYIHGTAQYFATAMPTRSGAIPLVAKSYEGRPIKLEGNPLFPGGNGGTDQFAQASILNLYDPDRAMRFAKGAGGGRAVATASEATDFLDGQARQFSANQGQGLAILVEQTHSPSRERLRQEITKKLPQAKWYTYDAVDTGIYQRAASQAFGKSVRPIFHYDAADTILSLDCDFLGNEDEAFSSIRKFTSRRKIASPKDKLNRLYSVESLFTVTGMNADHRLRVPASTVLSVTAAIAAELGIAVGNLAAAAKSQVDPKWISECAKDLKASAGKALVVVGVGQPLVAHLLAAAINEKLGAIGKTLALVEAPSVISAGLSELAQSLNRGEVETLAILGGNPVHNAPADLNWAATQRKAKTVVRLGYYEDETGEQADWHFPETHYLESWSDARANDGTLVPIQPLIAPLFGGVTDLEFLSRLAGLAELNPNRIVRATFASLTGDASEAAWNKFLHDGFAAGNGLKAVSASVVSSAVSAAVQQANSVTVGKDNLEVVLYRDAKVDDGRFANNGWLQELPDPVTKITWDNAVLVSRKTARELGVQNNEVVEVSIGDRKVVGPIWTQPGMADFSLGMAIGYGRRKAGRVGVGAGFDAYPLLSTQTGYIATGAKVRRLGHKYPISCTQTHWSMEGRAIVREANLDQFKTHPDFAQRMNAPEAPDESPMYPNPLDDPKRRSKLHQWGMAIDLNTCVGCGACVLACQAENNIPIVGKDLVARGREMQWMRIDRYFSASSKEHTWGQWFNDETFKRDQDQQFNEWIDNVQAVNQPMLCQHCEAAPCENVCPVNATVHDSEGLNVMVYNRCVGTRYCSNNCPYKVRRYNYLDYNKRPLSELKGPFYATALLHSTDDEWDLKRWWRDPESGMRSEQEWDLIRMLKNPDVTVRMRGVMEKCTFCVQRIEAAKIAQKIKAGESGDVVVPDGVIKTACEQACPAGAIVFGNTLDPKSQVSQLKEQQRNYAVLDFLKTKPRVTYLAKVRNPNPAMPDYTAPFTFEEFELKNGNPFTHGDSETSSHSGAKINEGAL
- the nrfD gene encoding polysulfide reductase NrfD — its product is MSEAATRTKVPVTPLELVREPLVANQRSFGWISDRVSAVTEGRTPKWWWAAFVPSLCLLGLLGAMLYYQIATGVGVWGNQHPTMWGWDIVNFVWWIGIGHAGTLISAILYLLRQKWRTAVNRAAEAMTIFAVMCAGIYPAIHVGRVWFDWWLFPIPTYQGLWPQFRSPLMWDVFAVSTYFTVSVLFWYVGLIPDLAMLRDRAKTKIKQFLFGLFSFGWTGSNRHWSNYEKAYLILAGLSTPLVLSVHSIVSLDFAVSQLPGWHTTIFPPYFVAGAVFSGFGMVLTLLIPLRSMCHLEDIITKRHIDVMCKVTLATGCIVSYAYIMEFIIAWYSGSAMERFHFMNRALGPMWWGWVMMMSCNMLVPQLFWFKKIRQNLVVVWILSIFVNIGMWFERFVIVVVGLYRDFLPSSWDYYKPTWVDVCTYLGTFGLFFTLFLLFMRFLPMIAVSEIKGVTPQADPHHPEAGVNGGHH